Part of the Anopheles coluzzii chromosome 3, AcolN3, whole genome shotgun sequence genome is shown below.
ACGCGTGCTGCTCGTCGCGCTGCGTGTACAGCAGCATCCACTGGCGGATGTGGACGATCTCCAGCATCGGATTGTTGGTGACCTGGCGGGTGTAGTCGACGTTCGGGCCGGCGCTGCCCACTACACCCCCGCCGGACGTGATGTTTTCGGGCGGGAGCTGCCGACCCATCATCACCTTCGGGGTGATCATCAGCTCGAGCCCCCAGGAGGAGAGCAGCTTGCGGGCGGCTTCGTTTTTGTTCACATTCTCGCAAAACTGGCGCATCGCGACGAGGCGTTGGTTCGGTGTGATGCGCGTGTACGTCGCAATATCGCGCATTACCTGGGGGGGGAAGGGAAACGAGGAGAAGAAAATAGAATTACCTCATGATGATCAGCATTTAGCGATgagtatttttaaaatttaaatataacgAAAGGTAGCAGGTTACATTCCCATGACTAATTAGCTATCAATAACTAAAGCttgatttaaaatattgtGTGTAATTACACCTTTCTTcaataaaaattcaacatttaaCGTAGATTTTTGTCATCCACTGttgatattcaaattaaatcgtgaacgcacaacaaaaaaggacagcAACACTATATTAATTTGTAGGGGAAGTAGGAGTTAGTTCGACACTGTGGGTAAGATCGATGGATTGCCGTTTTAGTATTTATAAAACctattgaagaaaaaaattagtACACATTATTTATATGAACTGCTTTGAATATTTGAGTCACATTTCACTGATCAGATATaaattgtcaaaaaacaacaaaataaacacatggtgGTTCTGCTGATTGACAGCTGATGTAATTTTTTACTGTTAGGACTTAAGGAATTGTGACGttaattcaacaaaattatagtttcCGTGTTAATAGTTTTATAAACACTTTTGATTAGTTATGTATCAAAGTgcgtaatttttatatttaactATATAGTAAAAAAATTTCACCAAAACTTGTGTGGCAAATGGGGGTAAAATCGACACCACACTAGGTAATTCGTGTAATTCGTGTTTGTAGCATGTTAACCTTTTTTAGATCGTAATTTGAAAGTGCCTATATTTTCTATAGATGACCCGTAATTAAAAATACCTTACAAGCTTTAAAACTAGCGATGTCAACAAACCAAGAAGCATAAGCTGAAATATGGAATTTAGCTATCATTCTCTCATATATAGCGTTTGTCAAACTCGGACTCAAAACatatacaggcgtcccccgagttacgaccccctcgagttacgacgattcgcagatacgacgatttcgattttgacagttgaaagatgtcattgagacgaaattgatatatttttttgaatttctgtgcagATAACCGTTACAAACATATTTCCTCAGATTCCACAACACCCCGAGCTTGAATATCTATGTCGTGTAAACGGCTTTTGGAGggaaattaatacattatcgtacattatttttgataaaatatacgatttcatagattccgactcttcaatttcggttataaactttatattcacagatattcgacatacgactatttcaacttacgccttgctttaggacattttttcggtcccaaatacagtcgtatctcgggggacacctgtacttAATATATGGTTTAGGCTTATTcaaattattattgttatggCTTTGACTGTATTTTAGGATTACTTTAGACCGGTTTAGGCTTAACTGAAGAGGAAAATAGTAGAAAAATGATAGACTTTTGGCTCCATATAGTAGAAACTGTGGAGATAGGAAAGTTCCGTAAATCTATCTCCACAGCTTCTACTATATGGAGTCTGGTCCCATGCTATTTGTAACGAAATATTTGTTCTTGTTTGTAACTTCATTTCTTTCACatatttcaaaaatgttttatgtcattttttcttaaaattggTACGAAATACTTTGTTAATCTTCAATGAAAAACAACCGGCCATCagattttgtaattttaaaagTTATAATCAATGCGTCGTAATCATCCCACAAGGTGTCGATTTTACCCCATCGTGGTGTCGATCTAACCCGCACTGCAGTCTTgtggcaacaaaaaacacacttttttaaatttttatcaaaatgttatcaaaattaatgCGCAAACCGTAGTTTCTCGTGAGACGGAgcataatgaattaaaaaagctttttcgatgTCTTATAGTAAGTTTACATTGGCAAAAGTTTTGCCATTAAGCGAAAACCCCGTAAGGTGTCAAAACTACCCCCAGTTCCCCTAATCAATATACCAAAtttcgatttaaaaaaaatctcaaaaaagatgattatttttaataaataataaaataacaaattatCACTAAGAATAATACAATAATCATCAGAACCAAATGCACTCAAAGAATAAAAGTAACCAGcacaaataattaataattaataaataagtaattttgaaaaaagaaaatagtaaaaagttaaaaataaactattgAAATATCGAATTAGCCGGATTTTTCGTAAATATTTACATTCAAAGCAAGGAACTATATACTTAAACCATTTCGAGAACAATATTGGCCTCTTCAATCTACACCCCCAAAACGTACCTTATGATCGTTTCGCATCTCATCGGTCAACCCAGTGAGGAAGCAAATCTCCGGCACCAGGCAAACAATCATCTCCTCCGGCTCGGTCTTCCCCACCACGCGCCGCTCCGACCGGTTCAGCAACAGTGGCTGCTGGTGGTCCTTAATTTCCAGCCCGTACTGCTCCTTGTAGTACTCCACGTACGAGATGTCCCGCTCCCCGTACCGGAACGTGCTGAGCGGGTTCGTGTCGAAGCACACATCATCGATGCGGTACGTTTTCTTGTTGTACCGCGTCAGCACGACCGCCCCGAGCAGCGACTTCAGCACATTCTCCCGAAACTGTCCACCGCGGGCCTGGGCCAGCATCTTGATGTGCGTGTACACCGTCGTTTGCATCAGCACGCGGTGCGTTACGTCCAGGTTCAGCATCAGCCCGCCCTCGAACTCGTTCACCGCCGTCACGAACCCGGGCCAAATCTCCAGCTTGTGCTGCGGTATGATGCGGGCCTGCGTCGGATCGAAGTGCTTGCGGCCCATCTCGGAGAGCTGCAGCATGTACATGATGCGCCGGAACAGCTTGTTGTAGAACGCCACATTCTGGCtcatctgctgctgcacgcgGAACACCACCGACAGCGTGACGGGCGTACCCTCGGTCGGATGTTGGGACGTCAGCTTGAACCGCTCCTGCTCCAACGctttcggcagcagcagtatgtgCCCGTCGAACGTGTACGCCGTGCCGAACACGTCCTTGTGGCTGTCGATGCACCGCTGGCGGGTGCGCTTCGCATCGATCGGCGGGCTAAAGTCGACCGTGTACAGGAAGATACCGCGATCCGGCTCGCACTTCAGCTCCATGAAGTTGCCCATCAGGTGCAGCGGGTTGCCCTCCTTTCCGATGCGTATGACCGGTTCGCCCTGCTCCTTGCATTCACGCAGCACAAACGAATCCTCCGGCTTGGTAAAGTCCGACGCCTGCCTTGATGCGACCGACCGAGCGTCGCTGTCCTTGATCGATGCCGTTCCCGCTCCGGAAGTGGCCGACGAGATCGGAACGGTCGTATCCGCCGGTGGCTCTACCGTGGCCGCGGTCGGGGCGGCTTGGCTTAGCAGCTTCTGCAAAAATCGGCCCCGTCCTCCCATGACGAGGTTTTCCATCGGCGTCACCAGCGGTGCCGCCGCATCGGCCGGCGGTGCCATCGTCACGCCAAGTGACGAAAGTGCCCATGCTCGTCCACGGCCTTGAACTGGCAACGGTGCGGTCGGTTCCTCGCCGCTGGTCGTTACGCCCGTGCGGTACCCACTGTCGAGGTTCTGTGACGTAGCGTTCGCCGAATCGTTGTTCGACCCACCGATCGACGAGGAGGATTCAATTATCGACCGAAAAAAATCCTTCCGTGAACTCATCTCGGAGCAGTCTATAcacggaggaggaggaggagagtcCCTGGTCACAGGCAAGAGATGAAACACGCACGATTTTTGATATCAAAGCTTTCCTTTTTCACGATTTTCACACGCGCTATCCGC
Proteins encoded:
- the LOC120957850 gene encoding protein argonaute-3, yielding MSSRKDFFRSIIESSSSIGGSNNDSANATSQNLDSGYRTGVTTSGEEPTAPLPVQGRGRAWALSSLGVTMAPPADAAAPLVTPMENLVMGGRGRFLQKLLSQAAPTAATVEPPADTTVPISSATSGAGTASIKDSDARSVASRQASDFTKPEDSFVLRECKEQGEPVIRIGKEGNPLHLMGNFMELKCEPDRGIFLYTVDFSPPIDAKRTRQRCIDSHKDVFGTAYTFDGHILLLPKALEQERFKLTSQHPTEGTPVTLSVVFRVQQQMSQNVAFYNKLFRRIMYMLQLSEMGRKHFDPTQARIIPQHKLEIWPGFVTAVNEFEGGLMLNLDVTHRVLMQTTVYTHIKMLAQARGGQFRENVLKSLLGAVVLTRYNKKTYRIDDVCFDTNPLSTFRYGERDISYVEYYKEQYGLEIKDHQQPLLLNRSERRVVGKTEPEEMIVCLVPEICFLTGLTDEMRNDHKVMRDIATYTRITPNQRLVAMRQFCENVNKNEAARKLLSSWGLELMITPKVMMGRQLPPENITSGGGVVGSAGPNVDYTRQVTNNPMLEIVHIRQWMLLYTQRDEQHASVFRDCVKRTCKLLGLEVAQPQVEVLPQDATNLYVQALRTRIRPGTQIVVIICPTSRDDRYAAIKRILCTEVPIPSQVINARTLANEKRNRSVVLKVLLQMNCKLGGSLWGVRVPIKRTMICGIDTYHEAKQRSNSVAAFVGSLDAAFTHWYSRATVQERKEEILNGLCVSLEKTLQAYQRRNCHLPDRIIIFRDGVSDEQTNICLDYEIPQLQAACKLVQPDYEPKITFIVVQKRIITRLFTMSRGGGDGDGQANAPPGTVLDNTVTRRYMFDFFLVSQTVQMGTVTPTHYIVLRDDSMFSPDILQQLSYKMCYMYYNWTGTIRVPACCQYAHKLAYLVGQSVKRMPAESLNDKLFYL